The following proteins are co-located in the Escherichia fergusonii ATCC 35469 genome:
- a CDS encoding ASCH domain-containing protein encodes MANLQLAVKGEYFDAMIRGEKTEEYRLCNDYWNKRIMFREYDRLIITKGYPKRDDFSRRIDVPYEGYEIKTITHPHFGDKPVKVFAVKVNIDG; translated from the coding sequence GTGGCTAACCTGCAACTTGCCGTTAAAGGTGAATACTTCGATGCCATGATTCGTGGAGAGAAAACGGAAGAGTATCGCCTGTGTAATGACTACTGGAATAAGCGAATTATGTTCCGGGAGTATGACCGCCTGATTATCACAAAGGGATATCCGAAGCGCGACGACTTCAGTCGCAGAATTGACGTCCCGTATGAAGGGTATGAAATCAAGACAATCACACACCCCCACTTCGGCGATAAACCGGTAAAGGTGTTCGCGGTAAAGGTGAATATTGATGGCTAA
- a CDS encoding helix-turn-helix transcriptional regulator, whose protein sequence is MTDTSLIPEKEVMNKLGVSSRQTIWNYTKRHGFPKPVRTHPKSYLREAVEGWILNGGVNQKCS, encoded by the coding sequence ATGACCGATACCAGCCTGATTCCTGAGAAAGAAGTGATGAACAAGCTCGGTGTTTCATCACGTCAGACAATCTGGAACTATACCAAACGGCACGGATTTCCGAAGCCAGTCAGAACCCACCCCAAATCATACCTTCGTGAAGCTGTTGAAGGGTGGATTCTTAACGGTGGCGTTAATCAGAAATGCTCCTGA
- a CDS encoding DUF551 domain-containing protein: MAELTKEWLKQTIAEYEANRDELPFGLDTNSAIELQAFKLALASLEAEPVAYIFKHPAGKLFWALTDESNKDQSDVIPVYAAPPVPVVPAALPENDDEDGHDIDYLEPSEVYSLGRTAGWNACRAAMLHGAEPVSQTYKLNELSGNSPVTPDGWISCSKRMPEKYDFDIWVFSLSRGVLDGLQWDGSMFTDDEYQFVIHDATHWMRKAYPAAPQQEVE, from the coding sequence ATGGCTGAACTAACCAAAGAATGGCTGAAGCAAACTATCGCTGAATACGAAGCCAATCGTGATGAATTACCGTTTGGACTGGATACCAACAGTGCCATTGAGCTTCAGGCGTTCAAGTTGGCGCTGGCATCGCTGGAAGCAGAACCAGTTGCTTATATTTTCAAACATCCGGCTGGAAAATTATTCTGGGCTTTAACGGATGAAAGCAATAAAGATCAATCGGACGTTATTCCTGTTTATGCCGCCCCTCCAGTGCCAGTAGTACCTGCTGCATTACCTGAGAACGACGATGAGGACGGGCATGACATTGATTATCTTGAGCCATCTGAAGTTTACTCGCTTGGGCGAACAGCTGGCTGGAACGCCTGCCGTGCTGCCATGCTTCATGGTGCCGAACCTGTAAGCCAAACTTACAAGTTGAACGAGCTATCTGGCAACTCTCCGGTAACTCCTGATGGTTGGATAAGCTGTAGTAAGCGAATGCCGGAGAAATACGATTTCGATATCTGGGTATTCTCTCTATCCAGAGGTGTTCTTGACGGGCTACAGTGGGATGGCTCGATGTTTACTGATGATGAATATCAGTTCGTTATTCATGACGCCACGCATTGGATGAGAAAAGCATATCCAGCAGCACCACAGCAGGAGGTCGAATGA
- a CDS encoding DUF4752 family protein, with translation MYSFAKYTVIDWIAFLQVLLIWFYMAYRSGQWIVSVACSKGWRWWNRKNKKALALDSFYEAFNLNSLQPGSVIVVTTKSGMTIQIHKPKEEGRG, from the coding sequence ATGTACTCCTTCGCGAAATATACGGTTATTGACTGGATAGCATTCCTTCAGGTTTTGCTCATCTGGTTTTATATGGCTTACAGGAGTGGACAGTGGATTGTCAGTGTAGCCTGTAGCAAGGGATGGCGTTGGTGGAACCGAAAGAATAAAAAAGCACTGGCATTGGATTCGTTTTACGAAGCATTCAATCTTAACAGCCTTCAGCCTGGTTCTGTCATTGTAGTCACCACTAAAAGCGGCATGACGATACAAATTCACAAGCCAAAGGAGGAAGGTCGTGGCTAA